The following proteins come from a genomic window of Malus domestica chromosome 02, GDT2T_hap1:
- the LOC139190158 gene encoding uncharacterized protein — MWSLIHTKFVEQMSGKRTKESISSRWKILSHSFSTWRDALTQASNNVRSGANYADEQLQAQAWYGAKIKSRNKSFTRWECSNIVKDCPKFKVVPVGPEVCMNSILLHSTFVHSTPPHSTPDHGSHVDEEDGEEVPETPIPEQASGSTRYPIRPLGKKASKRKGSASKNDYGKYMQELARQGELTLARELAKYEADKAREEVKAAAIQQAFQAEQRERELLRQERELLREERIAQRDRDIMNTRLEGMSPNSKYFWQSEKADVVQRRRAREARSRQDGPSTTRQDDPSTTDWLSGEE; from the exons atgtggagtttaattcataccaaatttgttgagcaaatgagtgggaaaagaaccaaagaatcgatatccagtcgttggaaaatacttagccattcctttagtacgtggagagatgccttgacacaagctagtaataatgttcgaagtggggcaaattatgcggatgag caacttcaagcacaagcatggtatggtgccaaaatcaaatcaagaaacaaatcattcacccggtgggaatgttcgaatattgttaaagattgtcctaaattcaaagttgtgcctgttggtccagaagtatgcaTGAACAGCATCCTTTTACACAGCACCTTTGTACACAGCACCCCTccacactctacacccgatcatggctcccatgttgatgaagaagatggagaagaagtgcctgaaacgcccattcctgaacaagcgtcggggtcgacccgttatccaattaggcctctaggtaagaaggcttcaaagaggaaagggagtgcttccaagaatgattatggaaagtacatgcaagaacttgctcgtcaaggtgaattgacgttggcgcgggaattggcgaaatatgaggctgacaaggctagagaAGAGGTAAAAGCTGCAGCTATTCAACAAGCATTTCAAGCTGAacagagggaaagagagctacttaggcaagaaagggagttgcttagagaagaaagaattgcacaacgagatcgtgacattatgaacacgcgtttagaagggatgtctccaaattctaaatatttttggcagtcggagaaagcggatgtggtgcaaaggaggcgtgcaagagaagcgagatcaagacaagatggtcctagcacaacaagacaagatgatcctagcaccacagatTGGTTAAGTGGTGaggaatag